Below is a window of Anabas testudineus chromosome 10, fAnaTes1.2, whole genome shotgun sequence DNA.
TTAAATCAACTTATCAAGAcataggaattatttttactccattttccacatgtgtaataattctcaaaacttaaatGGACCTTCCACATCTTACAAACCTAAGCTGTGGCCATTTTAAATTTATACGAAAGAAAATAATCACCTGGCCGGTAAACATTTATACATGAAACgtacataaaaaatgaatacatcAAATTTTCGTTGGCAATTATGCAGCTGGCTTTtactgctgcatcactgacttCTTGGCTCCGAGTGAAAACAAACTACTGTTTCCTCAGAACCACCAGCAATTCAtttatcttctctcttttcagttGTCCTTGAATGCTGTCCTATTTTTCACCATGCTGAGTCTCATAGTGGTGCTGAATATTATATTCCTTGAACACCGACACGTGTTGCATACACACCATGCACACAGGTTTCCCCTTCACCTTTGTGAATAAATAGGAAGCGGTCCATTTtacttaaactaaactaaaactcCACACTCggtgtccacttttctcttttttgagaaagacattttgaacAATGAGGGTGGAGTACAAAAGTAAGTAGATGTATCGTAGTAATCtctgaacattagctgtgtctatagaattgttttcttttttcttcttcttctttcagctactCCATGTCTGAAACACCGTAGCGCCCCTAGCGAAGAATTtaggaatagtttattttttagaaattcTAGTTCATGTCgcattgcattttttcacttttagaTTTATCCTGCGGGCCGGACAGAACCCCTTGATGGGCCAATTCCGGCCCGCGGGCCATACGTTTGACACCCCTGGCGTAGGTCATCTGTGCTGTGAGGCGTTCAGGAACAGCGCAGAGCGTAGGTCATCTGTGCTGTGAGGCGTTCAGGCtcagtacagtaaatgtcaggATTGTACCTGCTGACTTCTTCTGAAGCATCTCTCTGTTCTCCCAGCAGCATCTCCCAGGACGACGACTTTGTCTTCGAGGATTTCGCCCGACTGCGGCTCAAAGGTGTCGTGGACGACAAGGACGAGGACTGCTAGGAGCTCGCCAACATTATACACGCTtgcttcaaaacacacacacacacacacacacacactcttcatgTTACATTCCCCAGTGGAGGGGATGTGAGGCATGTTTGGACGGAGGTCTCACAGAGGCTCGGTGGTGTTCTTCCTCTCTTGCTTCAGCCATTCGTCACGCCGCCATTTTTTGCCACCGTCTTCTCcatctgtcttctctgtttctctttttgctgAAGGTTGAAAAACTGCTAACGGTAACCAGCTGCAGGGCAGATGTCTGGATCGCACTCTGCTGTTCTTTGTCGTCGTTCAGGTGTGGGTGGGGTTTGGTTGGATGTTTAACATGTAGACGAATGATTGAGCAGCTGAAATAGGAAAAACGTGTAGGAATCCGATTAGTGGGAAAAGCAGCAGCGTTCGTCCTCCTTTACTTTGAATCTTTTTGAGTGTCGACCGCTTCCTGCGGTGACGATCACCGACTTGTACAAACAGaatatatatttgaaaaaaaagaaaaaatcttcTACGAGCAGTTGAGTTGTGTGTTCAGTGGCGATCACCGTTCTTCagctacatactgtagatgctTTTTACATCCTGGCTGTAAGGGGGGGAACACAGACACAGCCGTCTTACACAAGTTCGATTTCACCAGCATCCACTGTCAAGCGGCCGTCACTCTGAACTCGAGCCCCCGTCGCCCATTTATTAAAACGTCACGTGGGGCCGCACTCGTTTTTAgccactttgtttttctttctttcttttaagaACCATTCCAGCGTCGATGGAGTcgttttatttaaaacactttgatCTGTCTGAAGGTAGAGAACAGCTTTTCTTGGTGTCGTCAAAGTTCATGAACAGATACTAAACTAAAAACCAGAAACTTGATCTAAATGATCACAGTTTTTACTCTGAAACACTTCattgaaatataaaatacacGGTGCATTGAAGCTACTGTgggttttgacattttaagaatGAAGAGAGAACCGAGTAATTTTACAAGGACAAACTCCAACTATTTGAAAAACGTCAGCATTTTACCGACTGATGGCTCCGTTGTTGAACTGCAGCTCGGTATCTTTACCTTTTCTGACCAGGCCGAGTCAAGTTACCATAAAAACCtagttaatgttaatattacagTGCTGGATGTAGAATAAGAACAGACTGTTCTCCAACgatagttttaatgttgtacgTCCCCGTTTGTGGCGTTTGAACAGTAAGAAAACTACAGGACGGCACCTTTTACGTTTTCACTCTTTCTTGATGCACACGACAGTTTTTAAATCAGGTTTCTTGTGTTTCTCAGGCTCGTTTAGCCGGAGATTTCTACTCCAGTCAGGGAAGTTAGTTCATCACTGAGAACCAGGCGCTCTAGTCGAGGATGGTCGCTCTTCGCTCTGTATTAATTTCCATGTGTTCTTGGTCGCTGTTCTTAATGTTTCAGGCTTTGTAAAATAAAGCTGATTAAAGTTTTCACAGTTCTGCTTTAACACCGTCTCCTTTCTGTGTCGTGACAAAAACTGTCTTCGGTGACGCAGACGCAGAACAGATGAGCACAAACTCTGATCACGCTGGAATCGTTTCTTAAGCTCTGATCAAACTTTACACCAGAGTCGGACGTCGAGTCACTTTCCGTTCAGCCGACAGATTAGTAAGTAAAATCTGTTTCTGCTGGTGTTAAAGTCCAAACAGTTGGTGACTCGGTCCCACCTGGTTTTAGTGATCAGTCATCGTTGGCTTGTTAAAGGGTCATACTGGTGTTTTTTATTGTCCCGCAGATCAGCAGCTGTAAACTGGACTGTGGCTTCTAGGTCTCAGTCCACCAATAACTTTCAAAAAAGTTTCAACtctatttttaataaagtcacAATTGGCaacaatttaaagtaaaaagatgagaaaagacagaaaagcagtTTAGTCACAGTCACAGGCTcctaaagtaaatgtttaaaactagACTAGATTTTAATAATCACATGAAGTAGTTTAttataaattacataaatatttcatagtaatattttctttctcataAAATGAGAACTTTAAAGCTGAAAAACTACAACAGCTTTCTCAACTTTACTCTCAGTATTTGGCCTGTTGCTCATAAAATTAGTGACTTCTTTATTCTGAatacagaataaatataaaactaatgtCTTTTATGGAAAACTGGGGAAATGTTTTGACGTTTCCATCAGATTATGATCCGATTTCTGAAATACAGGAAGAAGTTTTAAGTTGCcgtttttctgtgttttgaacattttactgtaaaatgatcTAGATTGTAGTAAAAATACTAATTACTCTTAATTAGCGTCTCTTGAAAAACTCCAGCCAGTTAAAACTGTTAATGAACGATGGGATAAAAATCAAACACCGGTGTTTCCCTTCACGTCGaccttctgcctcctcttcatcaAGTCTTTGTCTCTTCTGTTCATTGATCCTTAAAACAGATGGTTGAGAACAGTTTGGACTTTTCCAACAATCTGTATTCgtctgttttctgcttctttccccaaaaactacatttcagaTGACACGAGCACTTTCATTGGACAAAACCACAgaactgcagatgtttttttttgtttgtttgtttcagaagaCAAGGAaggaaatttaatttaatttaattatattgtattttctgAGACTCTTATCGAGTTTCAACTTGCttcacacaaaccaacaaacttttatttttgaatctAAAAACTGCCAAACTCCCTCCTCCTTTGCTCAGTCCCagaagggaagaagaagaaacgacTCGGAGCATGTTTTGAATTCTTTGATTCATGATTTTTGTTTCCAAGCAGTGCTGTGAATCGTACGAGCTGTGATTCTGTCCTTATTTTGTCGTGCATATGTGGGGTAACTTTGCTAAGTGTGAAAATATTTTGACAAGTGCCACACCCCGGCCTGTGCGATGCTTACCATAATGTCTATAAAACAGGAGGTGATTTCTGCTGGTGGGACGAACACCACGACACACAGAGTAATGATTATTATGcttctgattattattatggtGACTTATTACTTCTACTGTATCATTGCGACCATGATTATTCTTATAATCATTTAAGAAGTCTATTGTTTTGccatgtattttttattttgagatttttattttagttttctttttattattaaaaggtAAAATGAACTAACAGATACTGTTGTCGTGTGGTGACTGACAACGAGCAAACGCTCGACTGCAGATAAAACAAAGATTCTAGATCAAATTGAGTTGTGCTGTTTGTGAAGCTCTACAGGAAACAGATTTAAAGTTCAGTTTATTCTTGGTTGACTTATTATTCTACCGTGAATAAATTGTGTTCCTTCTGTATTAGACATCATGTTGAAGTGATGGATGTCGGAGCCTTTGTCACGTGAAGGTTTTTTATTGGTAAATTAAAGTATGAGtcaattaaacaaaacaaattaatggAAAAATTGTGATTTTGTCTCCATCAGATTATAACTGATGATCACGTCATCACAGTAAGAAAAGGTTTTCTAACAGTTAAACATTACCtcgctgtgctgctgcagtttccTTCAAAAACAGACGAAGctctgtttctactttaattcTGTTGCGAGACACTCGCACCTCACAGTaaactggttttactggtgACCTCCCAGTGTGAAGGTCTTCCTCTCTGGTTGAATCTCGATCAGGTTCTGGTGAGAACAGGTGTCAGtttcttttaaagaaaaaggaaaaaaaataaaatgctgcgGTTGTGTCGTCGTCATAAAGCGTCGTAGTCGTCGTCGTCTTCGTGCTTCCTCTTCAGCGACTCTCCACTGATGTTCTGCGACACCATGTTGGTGGTGATGAGGATGTTTTTGGATCCGATCAGAGATGGGTTGATGAGGACGTTGGACACGGCCGGCGTGGACGGCGTCGCTGCGAGGACGAGAAGAGCAGCGAGAGTTAAACTGTGGAGTGTGAAATGATCCTTTACTGACGGATCTGTCCTCAAGTTAAACTGGAGTCACACTTAAACAGACTGGTTCTTACTGGTTTTGGTTGTGGTGGTCTGAGAGGGGGGAGGTATCTGCATGGTGAACCTTTGACCTGTCAGAGACACTGGACCTCCGACTTTAGTGGTGACAGACTGGACAGTAGGAGTTCCTGAAATACACACACGGGTCCAAACTAGCGTTAACTCTTCAACACCCGTCTGTGAAGTTCTGcctatttttagtttttaaacaaactgtttcaaaTGCGTTTAACTTACAGAGAAACTGAATTATTCTTTAAAAGGATGTGAACACGTCACACGTCAAGTTTTTACACTGACTTTACatcatatgtactgtacatatgaaATAAGAGCTCAGAGTCATATGGGGAGAGACTCACCGAGGGTCGGCGTGGTCGGTCGGCTGGAGACGGCGCCGACACTGAGGCGAGGCACCGATATCCTGCCTGCAGACGACGACACCTGGAAGAACAAAGTAGAAACGTCAGCTCCTAATTAAACAACGTCTGATGTTTAAAGTAGAGCTGATGAGTTTTTACCTTCTTCTGTATGGATTTGAGTCTGTAGTTGGGCGCAGTCAGACAGTAGCGGTCTGGGGGGAGTCGGGGTCCAGTGTAGGGTTTTATCAGTGGGAGAGGAGTCTGGTTCTTCTGCCTCGCAATCTCCAGCAGGAACTGAACCCAGAGCAGGAAACGGGTAAATACAGAAACAGTCTGAAGCTGAACACGTTCTGTTATTTTACAGCTGTTCAGAGGGTTTGAGGAGGAACTGATCTGAATATTTGGACCG
It encodes the following:
- the taf9 gene encoding transcription initiation factor TFIID subunit 9 — its product is MSAPKTIPKDAQVMIQILKDMGITEYEPRVINQMLEFTYRYVTTIIEDAKIYSAHAKKSSVDADDIKLAIQCRMDQSFTSPPPRDFLLEIARQKNQTPLPLIKPYTGPRLPPDRYCLTAPNYRLKSIQKKVSSSAGRISVPRLSVGAVSSRPTTPTLGTPTVQSVTTKVGGPVSLTGQRFTMQIPPPSQTTTTKTTTPSTPAVSNVLINPSLIGSKNILITTNMVSQNISGESLKRKHEDDDDYDAL